CAAACTTAGGAAGGTCCGTTGTTGGATTCTTGTTGTTCTTTGACTGTAGTTTTTATCCGTTTGTGACTTCCGTCAGTCATTTTTTGTGAAACTAGCTCTTATGGTTTGTCTATCTATGCTCCTTCCTATCTGCTTCGTTCAAAACCATTATAGGTCAACATTGCGACTTGACTACCTAACACTTCTTTCGAAACGGCTGACTGAACCTTTAAAGAAGCTACCCAAGGTTGGTGTTTTGTTCCCTTTTTGTTCTGTGTTCAAGACCTTTCTTTGTTGTGCGGAACTTGCATGATTTTATGGAATAACTTGCCAGGATGAAGCTGTTGAGAAGGTTGTCGAGTTCATGGAATTGTACTCAGTTGGCATGGAAGATTTTGATACAATCGTGGAGCTTTCTAAATTTAAAGTGCGTCAGATATACCTCTTATACATTGATAAATCTTACGATCtcatcccataaaattttgttaaaagttTTCATGAACCGACTTGCTTTCTATATGATTTAGGGGCATCCGAGTCCATTGGATGGTGTACTGCCTGCTGTAAAAGCTGCCCTGACAAAGGCTTACAATAAAGGCAGCTCATCACGTATTATTAAGACTGCTGATTTAATCACACTCCCCGGGATGAAAAAGGCACCAAAGAAACGGGTTGCAGCAATGCTAGAACCCGTTGATGAATCTTTACCAGAAAACGctgaaaatgaagaagaaaacctCTCAGATGCTGAAGACCAAGGTATGTAGATATTTCTTTTTGCAACATATTTTGAGGTTATTGTACGAGCGTGGTAATAACCAAGGTTTTTTCTACCCGTTGCACGTTTCAGAGGATGACTTGGCTGATCCAGAGAAGCAGCAGAAGCTACAATCAGAACTGCAGTCTCTAAATTCAAAAGGTTGGTCGTACATGTCTTTCTTCCATGGTGTTTAAATCGATACGGGCATACAATTATCACATTCCTTGACCGAGTCATTCGGTGCTTTCTCCAGCCATTAAAGTGCAAATGGAGTTAAAGGGTTCTGCAAGTTCAAGCAGCAAAAAGGCGCCTGCAGGTAGAGGGGGCGGTCGGGGCTCTGGATCTGCCTCGAAGAGAAAGAGATGAGAGCCGTGAAACAGGCCGTTCTCCCAGGGCTTCCGTTTTGGTTCGTTTCACGAGTGATGGCCGCCGGAGTAGGTAGATGATGGTCTTTCATCTTTGCTTTGCTTGGGAGAGGTTTAGTGTTTATGAAGCAGTGTTCTATTTGACAGTTTAATTGTAgtgtttatttttggtaaatacCAAGTTGTACGAAATTGAGGTTATGTTTCCTTATGTGGAAAATGTCTTTTTTCTTGGAATACTACCTTGCctgattctttttttttttgttacgaTGAAATCACAAACCGGATTCAAGTAAGggattgaaattttatttcctatttttagTTCTATTTATAATGTTCAAATAATCGACTTTGAGAACAAAAATGGGATTTGATGGATATAGTTTAGTTGGTAAAACATTTACCCTTTAATAAAGATAGAAAGTCATCGGTTAGTTCATTTGGCAGATGTgtttaatttaggaatttaaaatactagtactataatatcATTCATAAGATGCCTTCAAATcactaatatttaaattagtactatttcttCTGTCCCCGTATGagtcttatttatatatatattaattttatgattaaatgtgagtgtaataagttggtggaacgTGAGacttactattatttttaataaaaaacaggATTATTATTGTaggatgaattaaaatgacaaaatagaaTTCTTGTCATGGAACGGGAGAGAGTAATACATTCTCTTCAATTCTTTCTCTATAGGAGTCTAAAATATTAAGATGCTTTCAATTCACTAACATTACATTCTCTTCAATCAATAATAACATTACATTCTCTTCAATCAATAATTTGGAGGTTCAAATTGGTCACAAAACAAATGAGAAATCCTCATTAAATAGTGACATAAAATATGTTgaattattgatttgaatcAATTGTGACGGGATTAgcagaaaaaaattattgttaatttatttaatactttacTAGTTTCTTCAGccctaaatttaattaattaattaattaattcctctGTTTTCTTTTGAAAGCCCAACTCCGATATGGGCCATAAGTCAGCAACCCAAATGTGGTAAATAAACCCAATGACATATGCCACAGCCCACAAGCCtcatataaagaaattaattcattcaataaaaaatcatttacgCACATTAGTCTGTCAgcaaatgttatttttttattaaaataaatgtacaCGTGAATTACCTAATCGGTTGGTGACTTAGGTGGCGTTCGGTTgccatgactaattatcatgaaaCTATTCATCTAGAGTTAAgttatatgattattttagttggagggggaggctatgattaattatcatgagactatccatctaggattaagttgagggggtcaatcttatgaaccaaacatgatacatatttaattatgagatttagtcttgccaaccgaacacccccttaATGTATTATTTGTGCATAATATTGGTGCCAAAAGACGTCGCAAAACTGGTGGTTATTTCACATCGTGTTTTCAACACTTCCTCATAAAGTTGTGTTTATtgcctttaatttaattgatagCATCTTCTTTCCAACATTCACACATAATATAATTGATAGTATCTTCTTTCCAGCATTcacacataaatatgagtatttGAAGTTCCAATACTTAGCTTGCAACCATCTTAAACATCATAAATAGCTTATAATCTTATTTAGAAGTTCTTCAATCTCTATTGAAAATTTAGactcatttcaatttcaaagaGTTGTTGCATTATTCAGATATAGATCAAAGagcttttcattttttagggAAAGTTTAGATTTGTTTCAAGAAgctcttttcttttctgttggatattttagtgtaattggattaacttaATTGATcggttattgttataatgatacatcatttaagtatgtaggtgcggagtgcacgcttatttgaattcattatgatgttagGGGCGAAGCCCCTAAACAGATGAAcgggggtccgggggcagcgcccccgggtagcggggtccaaggggcggCAGCCCCTGGCGGAGTCCAGGTCAGCTtggaaaatttttatttccaacgaaGTTGCTGTTTCagaaattcatccgaaaatgtaatttctgaaaatcgaaggactaatttgcaattcgaaactttttttgaaaatcagtTATTTTCAGTTAAATCCCAATGGATGCACTGTTTCGTCAACAGCTGCATcggttcatcttcttcaaaatccGATCAAGTCTTCTGGTTCATTATCTCGAATACACATAAGAAGGTTCTGTAttctctgaattttatccgatcaaataactttggtagaaccaccgaaattgatttgatctgaaagtgttttgcacgactttcagatatcCGTTTTTCTGTTCTCTATATTGAATCTCCCTAACATTTTCGATATCATGTAGAATTTGAAATAGAAgataatacaaaaattaaatagagcTCTTTCCTTGATTATTGTCTTGCTTTGATTAAGATTTTGTAGCCCACATGGTCAGTATatgattttcaaaatgagCAATTGATGTTTCGCTGAATTCAAAAATCTTAATAGTCCAGAGCCATTGAGCCATTGTCCTGTCTTTGTCCTAGCGCCAAAGAATTTAGACATTATTGTACGAGGTGTCAAGTTCAAACTCTCTTGacatcaattataatttgCTCTTTCATATAggagttcatttttttttttaaaaagaattcaATTTCCTCCTTCTTATCGgagttaatttaaaaaaaaaaatcaacaatcataatagtactatatacttTACTGTATCATCtcatcaataaattatttattataaaaactacactaatatatatataataaatcaaaactaataggagtatttatttgacaactcaattttttttaaataatctacaccctacttttaaaattatcaactttCATCGTAgatttatactataataagTGATCATCAACTTCGATaaagcataaaataattagtattaaaggaaaaaagaaacataatgcatatgaagaaaatgaaagtgaTACTTGAAAtaagatagaaaaaataaataattaagtatgaACTGAGGGAATAGTGACTAATCGAGAAGcaatacaattaaaatatctacACTTTAATAATATTCcgtttcttattttattgaatttggaTTGCATTAGTGCTcgttaatattatcattacgctaaaaaaaaattacagatAAAGACGCTTTTTTATTCAGTTAAAGACGCTAGGTTGCGTTGCTAAATATATCACCTACGCTTTAAAAAACGTCTTTATCCATGCcatgcaaaattaaaataagaacgCAAAAAGGAAGCATCGGTGAATTAATCTGGTAAGAGCAATAATACTAAAACGCGTTAACATATAACGCTGttcacttctttttttctttttcaaactACTAATTGTTTAGATTGACAATTAGTTAATCATGTCTCTGTAAATAGAATCATGCAATGGAACTTTCTTACTACAAGATAGTAAACATGTGcttatcattttttgtttgcAAGGATTAGATTAGTTGAATTATAatcgtagtagtatattaatagAGGAATTATCGTTACCAGCCTAGCTACCTGCTGTCACGCCATATACCTACTCGTCAACACGATTTAatgattttcttatttcaaaaaatcgTTTGTCTAAAAAACTCTCTCTCcatcaattaaattcaataagtgtaaaataatatatatagtgttctttcttttaataaaaatgtgaaacatttttttacgACAGATTCATAACCAATTATCGATTAGTTTTCGAATTCTTCTCACAAGAAATACTATGATAAATTATAATGGTGGCATTACaacacattaaattaatgCACGACTCAAAACCAATAAAATCTCTAATCACACCATAAATGGAAACATATTCCATCATATCCTTGGTGTAGTTAATGATTAAGTTCATGTTaagaataaacaaataataaaaacaaaattagctCTACTCGTTTGCCACAATCATACATTCATTCACATGAATGATGGAACAACTTAGACACAAATGGgaacaaatacaaaaaaaagaagaagaaataactAACATATTCTCCAACAAGAAATGTAGGAGTACGTacttaatttcataaatggtATACTAAACTATAGTGTTTATATTAAACTtgttataaaaatttgatttgtttcaaaatgAATACCAAACTTTGTAgtactttatataatttgtagtttaattcaatttaaataataatttgattctaaataacaattaaaatgccccataatattatatatttatgttttataaactatttacaaccccttctttttttggtaattaccAAGGGTGTCCACCGGCGGGCTCAGTGACTAATCCCCGCGCTGACTTGTAGACATGCACCTCAATGGGTAAGGCAGTTGATTGATTAAGGATGGACGAGTCTCGTACCATTCCTTGGGTCATTTACAATTCCTTCTTTATTCCGCTCAAGTctccttttaaaaaatagaaaacaaaagaaattgaaTACTCTAGAATCAAAGATTAATATCTTTTCTAAAGGAAATTGAATAACTTAAAATAGTATTTTCTAAACTTCctacattttatattataattttaattcttaaagAAGTACAAATTATAGTCGTTTATTGTATAAATGGATACCTTTATAttcaagtaaataaaataaaataaaatagtactcttTCTGTCCTAAAAATATAGTCTCATTGTGGATGTCACgggttttaatgagaaattgataagataagagagtaaatgaaaaaaatgaataaaaaaagagaggtGAGGATAAAAAGtgggtaaaataagagaggacggagaaaaaatggataaaatactATGAAAGGTAAACTTTCCAGTTTTAGAAATCAGACTAGTTTTTGTGAATATCCTAAATGGCAAAATAGAACTacttttcgtggacggaggaaataCTATATTGAGATGACAAAGTAGTGAACAAacaatcaaatatttaaatggtCTCCCTCTCTCAAATTGTACAAGATCTTTTGATTTCTATGTAAATCTTCCAACTGACTCACTCTCGGATTTAAATTGCTAGTGGCAATTTGATACGAATTTGATTTTTCGTTCACTACTTGTCATctcaataataatatattatgaaGTTCATTAGAATTTGTATTCCATTCCgaattaagttaaaaatataaaacaacaataatgTGATTAGGAAGTTTAGAAAATATCATTGTAagataataattttctttattttttatgacaGTTGTGATAATACCTGAATCATGAATGCCAGCAACTGTAGTTAAACGATATCATCTATTCATAAAGAAAATGACGTCGTTTGTTTGaaaaacatcattttcattGAATAAATACGAATAaattcaaagttcatgatttttttagctgatttttaaaattacatggcaaaccctaatttgatcCAATTGATGTTTTTCACAGTTCACATTAAGttgaataatactactaatatatagaCATTAGTCCATGCAAAAATGGTCTATCCACAGCGACGACTCATCATTagcttttgttttgttaagaaaaattCAGATTATGTAACCTAGAGCCACCTTATAAATACCCACCACAATTTCcttccaatctcaataaacacaagaaaaaattcaaacacacaaaaacaatTACAACATCAAGAAAAGTAAAGGAGAAATGTTGTCGACTTCAATGCTTTTGTTCCTTTGTTTCATAGGTATTGTTCTGCTCGGAGGAGTAAAGCCGAGCCATGGTCTAGTTCGTAACTATACGTTTGAAGTAAGTACTACTaagaaaacataattatattttttagtaatagtGATTTAATTTCAAGGTGATCAAACTCTACTTAACTTGTTGCAGCTGACAAACTCTGCACACTCTAGACTTTGCACAAACAAGACCATGCTAACGATAAACGGACAGTTCCCGGGGCCGACTATATATGCTAGAAGGGGAGATTTGGTCAACGTGGTTGTCATTAATAGTGCGGACCATAATATAACCATCCACTGGTAAAtaatggagtacttatttaGTAATTACTATACTTTGTTCATAACATGTTACACCGTTCAATGTTTTGCtagtattgattttttttatatatattataggCATGGAGTGAAAATGCCGAGATATCCATGGTCGGATGGGCCAGAGTTCGTGACACAATGCCCTATTAGCCCTGGCACGAGGTTCAACCAACGGATTGTGTTGTCGGACGAGGAAGGTACATTGTGGTGGCACGCACATAGTGATTGGTCTCGCAATTCTGTTTATGGCGCGCTCATTATTCTGCCCCCGAGGGGAGAGAGTTATCCTTTTCGCAAGCCTTATCATGAAGTTCCCATCTTACTAGGTTTGTATGCGCTCTGTTACGGACTTCGGTGCAAGGAAACTTGATCTGACCTAATTATGAATTTGGAATGCATATTGCAGGAGATTGGTTTAATCGGGATGTACAAGAAATTATGGAGGAGTTCCTTGCTAGTGGAGGCGATCCAGAAGTTTCGGATTCTTTTCTCATCAATGGCCAACCTGGGGACTTGCATCCATGCTCGAAACAAGGTGGATTCCCATTTGCGAATTTCAGTGCAAAGCAACTTGTCCCACATCAACTGTGTTTGTTGATAGACTAAATAAGCTATCTCTAATTAGGGACGGAGCCCGGAATTCCATACAAATAgggcaaaaatatatataaagatattttaagAAGTAGAGAAGGGGCATATATAGAggatatttcaaaaaaatttaaaaattaatgatcaaaatagtataaataatttttttcagtaGGGGCAATTGCCCCTTGTGATCCTCATATGGATCCGTCCCTGTCTCTAATCTTTCGGGATGAGTTCTTTTATTTGGTCTACTTTCACACGCCAATATAAAATGTCGGGTGCAGATATATTCAGGTTGAAGGTGGAGAGCGGAAAGACCTACCTCCTGCGCATCGTAAACGCAGTAATGAACAACATCATGTTCTTCAAAATAGCCAACCACAACGTCACCGTGGTCGGCACTGACGCCGCCTACACGAAGCCCCTGACGAGCGACTACATCGCGATATCCCCCGGCCAGACCATCGACCTCCTCCTCGTCGCCAACCAGCCCCCAAGCCACTACTACATGGCCTCAAGAGCCTACGCCACCGGCACGAACTTCGACAGCACCAACACCACTGCCATCCTCGAGTACGCCGGCAACTACACCCCTCCCGCCTCCCCGGCCTTCCCCTCGTTCCCGCCTTTCGACAGCACCGCCGCGTCCCACAACTTCACCACCCAATTAAGAAGCCTAGCAAGCCAGAAATACCCGGTCGACGTCCCCAAGAACGTTACCGACACCCTCTTCTTCACCCTCTCCATGAATCTCCGGCCCTGCGCGAACGATTCCTGCGCAGGGCCGAACTCGGAGAGGCTGCTGGCGAGCGTCAACAACGTGACGCTCCAGCTGCCGAGGACAGACTTTCTTCAAGCTTATTATGGAAACATCAACGGCGTTTACACCACTGATTTCCCAGACAACCCGCCTTTCCCCTTCAACTACACCGGAGATTGGAACTTAACTAGCCCTCTGTTACGGCCGCAGAATGGAACTTCCGTCAACGTTCTCGACTTCAACGCCACCGTGGAGCTCGTGTTCCAAGGCACAAGTTTCGTTGGAGGAATAGGCCACCCCATGCATCTGCACGGATACAGCTTCTACGTAGTCGGGTCCGGGTTCGGGAACTTCAACTGGACCCGGGATCCGCTCAACTACAACCTCGTCGACCCGCCTTTGATGGAGACCATCGCTGTGCCGAGAAATGGATGGACTGCTATTAGGTTTAAGGCTAATAATCCAGGTTTGTGTtcttactcccttcgtcttaCGAAAGATATCATATTTATGGGATGACACtggattttaggagattttattttatgtgttgaGCAGAgaggaatataatttttattttaaaaatgaaaatgtgatattttagtggaataaattaaaatgaaaagtgagacagtgttaattatttttgcttatgatttgattaattagttatgattaattattgattagtGATTGATTGAATGAGTGATGTGTTTATAGGGGTGTGGTTCATGCACTGCCATTTCGAGCGACACGTGAGTTGGGGAATGGGGATGGTCTTCATTGTGAAAGACGGGCCGGGGCTCGACGAGAAGATGTTGCCGCCGCCACCGGATATGCCACTCTGCTAATCTTAATGGTGATCTGAAGAGTCGggatttatattatttatatatatttttgtattttgggACGACCTGTAAACAAAGTCGGCGAACTAGTAGTAAATAAGTTGATGTATTGTTGAAAAGGTCTTTTTACTATTGGTCTGTTATGTTATTGATGTTTTTGCTATAATTGTTTGTAATGTTTTGATTATTGCAATGGAATAAAAGTCTTGATTTCTTGTTCAtgagattatatttttgattgattttttatttactagtaCTTGTATGGAGTATATCTTATGGGTGGgaactttacttttttttttttggtatagtTTGTTGAAATACAGAGGAAAGTAAATGGAGAAAACTAATATAAtgtgagtcatattttttatacttagttctataataaaatgtgaatgaaattaattatttattggcTTCTGAGATTCATTACAAAAATTAGCTACGGTAGTTGTAACAAATATTAGCggaatgacaaaaaaaattatgacaaaTAATAGCGAacgaataaagtaaaaagtagtAGCATCGAAGTTGTGAagtgttttaattttggagtGAACTACACTAATAGTCCCTGATCTTGTCTAAAAATGCACCAATGGTccctaaaatttttttatatcatttttggtatgaTAAGACAAAACTAACCCTAAGTACTACAAGTGTGAATATTTAAAGTTCTGGGGCATTTTGGACctttctttccttttattttttttcattttttcttccatcaccattttcttttataatatttgatgctttattatttgatgctttatttaattatgtttaatttatttttaaaattaaatattattttttatacaaattaatctatatatttgcaaagaaaatattatattttatagtaatatttttaaatataattattaaagtgAATTATAGAAAATTCTTCGTgggatttatttttacttaaaaattttactaaaatttttcaaatttaagaagaaaaaatattatagtgaattatagtaattttttatttaaaaaatattacttaaatatttaaatggtACTGTActtaagtgaaaaataaatattttaattacgttaatcaaaatatag
The nucleotide sequence above comes from Salvia hispanica cultivar TCC Black 2014 chromosome 5, UniMelb_Shisp_WGS_1.0, whole genome shotgun sequence. Encoded proteins:
- the LOC125191188 gene encoding laccase-14-like, whose protein sequence is MLSTSMLLFLCFIGIVLLGGVKPSHGLVRNYTFELTNSAHSRLCTNKTMLTINGQFPGPTIYARRGDLVNVVVINSADHNITIHWHGVKMPRYPWSDGPEFVTQCPISPGTRFNQRIVLSDEEGTLWWHAHSDWSRNSVYGALIILPPRGESYPFRKPYHEVPILLGDWFNRDVQEIMEEFLASGGDPEVSDSFLINGQPGDLHPCSKQDIFRLKVESGKTYLLRIVNAVMNNIMFFKIANHNVTVVGTDAAYTKPLTSDYIAISPGQTIDLLLVANQPPSHYYMASRAYATGTNFDSTNTTAILEYAGNYTPPASPAFPSFPPFDSTAASHNFTTQLRSLASQKYPVDVPKNVTDTLFFTLSMNLRPCANDSCAGPNSERLLASVNNVTLQLPRTDFLQAYYGNINGVYTTDFPDNPPFPFNYTGDWNLTSPLLRPQNGTSVNVLDFNATVELVFQGTSFVGGIGHPMHLHGYSFYVVGSGFGNFNWTRDPLNYNLVDPPLMETIAVPRNGWTAIRFKANNPGVWFMHCHFERHVSWGMGMVFIVKDGPGLDEKMLPPPPDMPLC